The following proteins come from a genomic window of Bactrocera dorsalis isolate Fly_Bdor chromosome 6, ASM2337382v1, whole genome shotgun sequence:
- the LOC125779310 gene encoding uncharacterized protein LOC125779310 — translation MKNLLTRQKELGDLAALEEQKILSGKIRKASCLEYMDHIQTVMKEFTANHNNIMVKKSQEAEEYIAKNYFEHVMQTMENSIQNLRIQSTAEGVSAVSSMWQIESTPQTIQVAPPEAASGVERKYQRRAKMLKSTMDEIRRNALDFLEQMREFKTKLQIQFENVEESYFETQNIKLVETTEESIEEQIDVFRQEYKIIIERITEKLNNYNSPQTMYSNIKLQEIKIPMFYGEMKQWSSFHDLFKSLVHDSKHFTEVEKMFRLKTSLGGEAGRLIQHLPVTATNYEAAWQILKERYENRRLQFTAQVDRLLDQPTANGESAQSMKQLLDTTKECIYALKGLNLNLNDEQAIIARIVVRKLDKESLRLYEQNVKKSRDIQSLDDVFSFLEQQYQALDAIRDRKPTKWNNQKQPQRTPTFYTAAQNNCVYCKVPGHQIGECRKFQTLTTMNRRRFITNNKLCYICRDHVYEGKCK, via the coding sequence atgaagaatttgctAACACGACAGAAGGAGTTGGGAGATCTAGCTGCGTTGGAGGAGCAGAAAATCCTGAGCGGAAAAATAAGAAAGGCTTCATGTCTGGAATATATGGATCATATTCAGACTGTTATGAAAGAGTTTACTGCAAATCATAATAATATAATGGTTAAGAAGAGTCAAGAAGCTGAGGAATACATTGCGAAGAACTACTTCGAGCATGTAATGCAAACAATGGAGAATTCTATTCAGAATTTAAGAATTCAAAGTACTGCCGAAGGTGTTTCAGCAGTGAGCAGCATGTGGCAAATAGAATCTACGCCACAAACTATTCAGGTCGCACCACCTGAAGCCGCGTCTGgcgttgaaagaaaatatcaacgtcgagcaaaaatgctcaaaagcACGATGGATGAAATACGAAGAAATGCATTGGATTTTCTCGAGCAAATGAGAGAATTCAAAACCAAGcttcaaatacaatttgaaaatgttgaagaatcatattttgaaactcaaaatatcaaattagttGAAACAACTGAAGAATCTATTGAGGAACAAATAGATGTATTTCGTCAAGAATACAAAATCATCATCGAAAGGATAAcggagaaattaaataattataattcaccACAAACAATGTATTCCAATATAAAACTGCAGGAAATTAAAATTCCGATGTTTTACGGTGAAATGAAACAATGGTCGTCATTCCACGatctttttaaaagtttggtGCATGATTCGAAGCACTTTACAGAAGTGGAAAAGATGTTCCGATTGAAGACATCATTAGGTGGAGAAGCTGGTAGATTAATTCAACATCtaccagtaacagcaacaaattatgAAGCTGCTTGGCAAATTCTCAAGGAAAGGTATGAGAATAGAAGGCTACAATTTACAGCACAAGTAGACAGACTACTTGATCAACCGACAGCAAATGGAGAAAGTGCACAAAGCATGAAGCAGCTGTTAGATACCACCAAAGAAtgcatttatgctttaaaagggctaaatctaaatttaaatgacgAACAAGCCATCATAGCTCGGATAGTGGTTCGAAAACTAGACAAAGAAAGTCTACGTTTATACgagcaaaacgtaaaaaaaagtagggatatACAAAGCCTAGATGACGTCTTCAGTTTTCTGGAACAGCAATATCAAGCTCTAGATGCAATACGCGACAGAAAACCAACTAAATGGAACAATCAAAAGCAGCCACAGCGAACACCTACATTTTATACAGCGGCACAAAATAATTGTGTATACTGCAAGGTTCCTGGGCATCAAATTGGTGAATGCAGAAAGTTTCAGACATTGACTACGATGAATCGAAGAAGATTCATAACAAACAACAAGTTATGCTACATTTGCCGTGATCACGTATATGAAGGAAAATGTAAGTGA